One genomic region from Chthoniobacterales bacterium encodes:
- a CDS encoding DoxX family protein, producing the protein MKTFVQICQIIVGCGLLNVWLLRFNKATAYRGGSAATMPEEFAAYGLPAWSCYLVGVLKVASALALLAGLICPALVLPAAIVVALLMAGAVAMHLKVGDPFKKSVPALSVLVLSAIIIAGNWTA; encoded by the coding sequence ATGAAAACCTTCGTCCAAATCTGCCAAATCATCGTCGGCTGCGGCCTGCTCAACGTCTGGCTTTTGCGCTTCAACAAAGCCACGGCTTACCGCGGAGGATCTGCGGCCACCATGCCCGAGGAATTCGCCGCTTATGGCCTCCCGGCGTGGTCCTGCTACCTGGTGGGAGTGTTGAAGGTCGCCTCCGCTCTCGCACTGCTCGCCGGCCTGATCTGCCCCGCGCTCGTCCTTCCGGCCGCAATCGTTGTCGCTCTCCTCATGGCAGGCGCGGTGGCGATGCATCTCAAAGTCGGCGACCCGTTCAAGAAGTCCGTGCCCGCACTTTCGGTGCTCGTGCTCAGCGCCATCATCATCGCGGGCAATTGGACGGCTTGA
- a CDS encoding choloylglycine hydrolase family protein: MNTSKVVPALFAFAAMLVANQPALACTGGALIAKDGGVAVGRTLEFGEPLDSVLAVWPAGAEFVGTTPTGNNGLKWKSKYGFMGPTAGTHHDMLIDGINDQGLNVGLFYFPGYAQYAEPTPENAAKGLAPAQITAWVLSNCATVEDVKAKIGEIALLPVVLDLIGIVPDMHMKVQDPSGKCIVVEPRGGKLLVHDNPVRVLTNAPEFPWMLTNLNTYLDMSAAYPANKKIGDLTLSPFGMGGGSFGLPGDFSPPSRFVRMTFYLQNALPQKTTGEAVGTMFHFLNNFDIPPGAAMPPAGTSEKFPDYTSWTTVSDLKAKKYHWKTYGNPNVRVIDLAEALKAAGDKKATVEMGPQDHDSFTPSEVVTVK; the protein is encoded by the coding sequence ATGAATACATCTAAAGTCGTCCCCGCACTTTTCGCCTTCGCGGCGATGCTCGTTGCCAACCAACCCGCGCTCGCCTGCACTGGCGGCGCGCTCATTGCCAAAGATGGCGGCGTGGCGGTCGGGCGCACGCTCGAATTCGGCGAACCGCTCGATTCCGTTCTCGCCGTCTGGCCTGCAGGAGCGGAGTTTGTCGGAACGACGCCGACCGGGAACAACGGGCTCAAGTGGAAATCGAAATACGGCTTCATGGGACCGACCGCCGGCACGCATCACGACATGCTCATCGACGGGATCAACGACCAGGGTCTCAACGTCGGGCTCTTTTACTTCCCCGGCTATGCGCAATACGCCGAGCCCACGCCGGAGAACGCAGCGAAAGGCCTCGCCCCCGCGCAAATCACCGCATGGGTGCTCTCGAACTGCGCAACCGTGGAGGACGTGAAAGCCAAAATCGGCGAAATCGCGCTCCTGCCCGTGGTGCTCGACCTCATCGGCATCGTGCCCGACATGCACATGAAAGTGCAGGACCCCTCGGGCAAATGCATCGTTGTCGAACCGCGCGGCGGCAAGCTGCTCGTGCACGACAATCCGGTGCGCGTGCTGACCAACGCGCCGGAATTTCCGTGGATGCTGACCAATCTCAACACCTACCTCGACATGTCCGCGGCCTATCCGGCCAACAAGAAGATCGGCGACCTCACGCTTTCGCCCTTCGGCATGGGCGGCGGATCGTTCGGTTTGCCGGGAGATTTCAGCCCGCCGTCGCGCTTCGTGCGCATGACGTTCTACCTGCAGAACGCCCTGCCTCAGAAGACCACCGGCGAGGCCGTGGGCACCATGTTCCATTTCCTCAACAACTTCGACATCCCGCCCGGCGCCGCCATGCCTCCAGCCGGCACATCGGAGAAATTTCCCGACTACACTTCGTGGACCACGGTGTCCGACCTGAAGGCCAAGAAATATCACTGGAAAACCTACGGCAACCCGAACGTGCGTGTCATAGACCTCGCCGAGGCGCTCAAAGCCGCCGGCGACAAAAAGGCCACCGTCGAGATGGGCCCGCAGGACCACGACAGCTTTACGCCGTCCGAGGTGGTCACGGTTAAATAG
- a CDS encoding transporter yields the protein MRPVLPFISTSNVFGPGYVSGLGDLELETFLSPVKPGPFGIIWGLGPTSILPTATQKKLGGDVMTLGPSAVALVQKNGWTIGSLVTQNWRVAGPGDYNASYFQPFVTHTFKTATSISIDSESTYDWLDEQWTISFNNTYSQVIKIGKIPVQIGLALQYYAQSPVPGQQWGLRINFTPMLPE from the coding sequence GTGCGGCCGGTCCTGCCGTTCATCTCTACGAGCAATGTGTTCGGTCCGGGCTATGTCAGCGGACTGGGGGATCTCGAGCTCGAGACGTTTCTTTCGCCGGTGAAGCCAGGGCCTTTCGGAATTATCTGGGGCCTCGGGCCCACGTCCATCCTGCCCACGGCCACACAAAAGAAACTCGGCGGCGATGTCATGACGCTCGGTCCGTCCGCGGTTGCCTTGGTGCAGAAGAACGGATGGACGATCGGATCGCTCGTCACCCAAAACTGGCGCGTCGCCGGCCCCGGCGATTACAACGCGAGCTATTTCCAACCCTTCGTGACGCACACCTTCAAGACGGCGACGAGCATCAGCATCGACAGCGAATCAACCTACGACTGGCTCGATGAGCAGTGGACCATCTCGTTCAACAACACGTATTCCCAGGTGATCAAGATCGGCAAAATCCCGGTGCAGATCGGGTTGGCCCTGCAATACTACGCCCAGTCGCCCGTGCCCGGTCAGCAGTGGGGGCTGCGCATAAATTTCACGCCGATGCTTCCGGAGTAG
- a CDS encoding carbohydrate porin, with the protein MSGRLFLALQATRVHLLPRRFIAVASVFIVLLQHGVRAEEPDDSANILARISSLAKNVAKPIGMEFFVDYYGVFQGNPVGGLSQSFAYSQMLPFGFEWKEPLGWRGGGLRVSAVSGAGRDLSATIGNTFEVSQAWTDNTVFLYEAYLVQKAFDDRLQVLAGRISSAEFFGGLPALNLLVTGGLNSVPIALKLNSPFTGSASASWAAGARWLPAEETYIMAGWFQARADLDESGPYHGLDLGFGQGDGGFAVAEVGWTPNSKQFTAVQEDRRFTRNRTELTGDRSGLPGIYKLGAYFSTTSTANYPGGWGENPFGFYLLGQQTLWEQTPGQIQAPHLCVFSGATWSPPTGVTEMPWSGFAGSAWQGPLPGRPTDHLYVVGQIGNFSEPYAQSVRQSSSGAFESVLNAGYIFKITKELAVQPDIQYIIRPGGFGESGNALVLGVQVSVEL; encoded by the coding sequence ATGAGCGGAAGACTCTTTCTCGCTCTCCAGGCAACGCGCGTGCATTTACTCCCCCGGAGATTCATCGCTGTCGCGAGCGTCTTTATTGTGCTGTTGCAGCACGGCGTCCGCGCGGAGGAACCCGACGACTCAGCGAATATTTTGGCGCGTATCTCCTCCCTCGCAAAGAATGTGGCCAAACCGATCGGCATGGAGTTCTTTGTCGATTACTACGGCGTGTTCCAAGGCAATCCGGTCGGCGGACTGTCGCAATCCTTCGCCTACTCGCAGATGCTGCCGTTCGGATTTGAATGGAAAGAGCCGCTCGGTTGGCGCGGAGGCGGATTGCGCGTGTCTGCTGTCTCCGGCGCGGGACGCGATCTTTCCGCCACGATCGGCAACACCTTCGAAGTCTCGCAGGCATGGACCGACAACACAGTCTTCCTCTACGAGGCCTACCTTGTTCAAAAGGCTTTCGATGACCGGCTGCAAGTGTTGGCCGGGCGCATTTCGTCCGCCGAATTTTTCGGCGGACTGCCGGCGCTCAACCTGCTCGTGACCGGCGGACTCAACTCCGTGCCGATCGCGCTCAAACTCAACTCGCCTTTCACCGGAAGCGCTTCTGCTTCGTGGGCCGCGGGTGCGCGATGGTTGCCCGCCGAGGAGACCTACATCATGGCCGGATGGTTCCAAGCGCGTGCCGACTTGGACGAATCAGGCCCCTACCACGGTTTGGATCTCGGTTTCGGTCAGGGCGATGGCGGGTTTGCCGTAGCGGAAGTCGGTTGGACTCCCAACTCCAAACAATTCACCGCCGTGCAGGAAGACCGCCGTTTCACCCGCAACCGCACCGAACTCACCGGCGACCGGAGCGGCTTGCCCGGCATCTACAAACTGGGCGCCTATTTTTCCACTACGTCCACGGCGAATTATCCCGGCGGTTGGGGCGAAAATCCGTTCGGATTTTACCTGCTCGGCCAACAAACACTTTGGGAACAAACGCCCGGACAAATTCAAGCGCCGCACCTCTGCGTGTTCAGCGGTGCCACGTGGTCACCGCCGACCGGCGTGACCGAAATGCCGTGGAGCGGATTCGCCGGCAGCGCTTGGCAAGGCCCGTTGCCCGGGCGGCCCACGGACCATCTTTACGTCGTCGGGCAAATCGGCAACTTCAGCGAGCCCTACGCGCAAAGCGTCCGGCAATCATCCTCCGGCGCCTTCGAGTCCGTGCTCAACGCGGGCTACATCTTCAAAATCACCAAGGAATTGGCCGTGCAGCCCGACATTCAATACATCATCCGCCCGGGCGGCTTCGGTGAATCCGGCAACGCCCTTGTCCTCGGCGTGCAGGTGAGCGTCGAACTGTAG